One genomic window of Lagenorhynchus albirostris chromosome 17, mLagAlb1.1, whole genome shotgun sequence includes the following:
- the PLAG1 gene encoding zinc finger protein PLAG1 isoform X2, with translation MATHSPEKTHKCNYCEKMFHRKDHLKNHLHTHDPNKETFTCEECGKNYNTKLGFKRHLALHAATSGDLTCKVCLQTFESTGVLLEHLKSHAGKSSGGVKEKKHQCEHCDRRFYTRKDVRRHMVVHTGRKDFLCQYCAQRFGRKDHLTRHMKKSHNQELRKVKTEPVDFLDPFTCNVSVPIKDELLPVMSLPSSELLSKPFTNTLQLNLYNTPFQSMQSSGSAHQMITTLPLGMTCPIDMDAVHPSHHLSFKYPFSSTSYAISIPEKEQPLKGEIESYLMELQGSVPPSSQDSQASSSKLALEPQIGSLDDGTGDLSLSKSSISISEPLNTAALDFSQLFNFIPLSGPPYNPISVGSLGVSSPQEEAHSSVAQLPPQTQELPDPAGTIGLGSLHSLSAAFTSSLSTSTTLPRFHQAFQKKRTTLGVKVYNIFLYCDFICL, from the exons ATGGCCACGCACTCTCCCGAGAAAACCCACAAGTGTAATTACTGTGAGAAAATGTTTCACCGGAAGGACCACCTGAAGAATCACCTGCACACACACGACCCCAACAAAGAGACGTTCACGTGCGAAGAGTGCGGCAAGAACTACAACACCAAGCTCGGGTTCAAGCGGCACCTGGCCTTGCACGCGGCCACGAGCGGCGACCTCACCTGCAAGGTCTGCCTGCAGACGTTCGAGAGCACGGGCGTGCTGCTGGAGCACCTGAAGTCCCACGCGGGCAAGTCGTCGGGGGGCGTGAAGGAGAAGAAACACCAGTGCGAGCACTGCGACCGCCGCTTCTACACGCGCAAAGACGTGCGCAGACACATGGTGGTGCACACGGGAAGGAAGGACTTCCTCTGCCAGTACTGTGCACAGAGGTTCGGGCGCAAGGACCACCTGACGCGGCACATGAAGAAGAGTCACAACCAGGAACTCCGGAAGGTCAAGACGGAGCCCGTGGACTTCCTGGATCCCTTTACCTGCAACGTCTCCGTGCCCATCAAGGACGAGCTCCTCCCGGTGATGTCCTTGCCTTCCAGCGAACTGTTGTCGAAGCCGTTCACAAACACGCTGCAGCTGAACCTCTACAACACTCCGTTCCAGTCCATGCAGAGCTCGGGATCTGCCCACCAGATGATCACAACCCTGCCTTTGGGCATGACGTGCCCAATAGACATGGATGCTGTCCACCCCTCTCACCACCTTTCTTTCAAATACCCGTTCAGTTCTACCTCATACGCCATTTCCATCCCCGAAAAGGAGCAGCCGCTGAAGGGGGAGATCGAGAGCTACCTGATGGAACTGCAAGGCAGCGTGCCCCCCTCTTCCCAGGACTCTCAAGCATCGTCGTCTAAGCTAGCGTTGGAGCCGCAGATCGGGTCGCTGGATGACGGCACGGGGGACCTCTCCCTGTCAAAAAGCTCGATTTCTATCAGCGAGCCCCTGAACACAGCAGCGTTGGACTTTTCTCAGCTGTTTAATTTCATACCATTAAGCGGTCCCCCCTATAACCCCATATCGGTGGGGAGCCTCGGGGTGAGCTCTCCGCAGGAGGAGGCACATTCTTCTGTGGCTCAGCTCCCGCCACAAACCCAGGAACTTCCGGATCCTGCCGGCACCATAGGTCTGGGCTCTCTGCACTCACTATCAGCGGCTTTCACCAGTAGTTTAAGCACAAGCACAACGCTGCCACGTTTCCACCAAGCTTTTCA GAAAAAAAGGACTACATTAGGCGTAAAGgtgtacaatatatttttatactgtgACTTCATTTGTCTTTAA
- the PLAG1 gene encoding zinc finger protein PLAG1 isoform X1: MATVIPGDLSEVRDTQKVPSGKRKRGETKPRKNFPCQLCDKAFNSVEKLKVHSYSHTGERPYKCIQQDCTKAFVSKYKLQRHMATHSPEKTHKCNYCEKMFHRKDHLKNHLHTHDPNKETFTCEECGKNYNTKLGFKRHLALHAATSGDLTCKVCLQTFESTGVLLEHLKSHAGKSSGGVKEKKHQCEHCDRRFYTRKDVRRHMVVHTGRKDFLCQYCAQRFGRKDHLTRHMKKSHNQELRKVKTEPVDFLDPFTCNVSVPIKDELLPVMSLPSSELLSKPFTNTLQLNLYNTPFQSMQSSGSAHQMITTLPLGMTCPIDMDAVHPSHHLSFKYPFSSTSYAISIPEKEQPLKGEIESYLMELQGSVPPSSQDSQASSSKLALEPQIGSLDDGTGDLSLSKSSISISEPLNTAALDFSQLFNFIPLSGPPYNPISVGSLGVSSPQEEAHSSVAQLPPQTQELPDPAGTIGLGSLHSLSAAFTSSLSTSTTLPRFHQAFQKKRTTLGVKVYNIFLYCDFICL; this comes from the exons ATGGCCACTGTCATTCCTGGTGATTTGTCAGAAGTAAGAGATACCCAGAAAGTCCCTTCAGGGAAACGTAAGCGTGGTGAAACCAAACCAAGAAAAAACTTTCCTTGCCAACTGTGTGACAAGGCCTTTAACAGTGTTGAGAAATTAAAGGTCCACTCCTACTCTCACACAGGAGAGAGGCCCTACAAGTGCATACAACAAGACTGCACGAAAGCCTTTGTTTCTAAGTACAAATTACAAAG GCACATGGCCACGCACTCTCCCGAGAAAACCCACAAGTGTAATTACTGTGAGAAAATGTTTCACCGGAAGGACCACCTGAAGAATCACCTGCACACACACGACCCCAACAAAGAGACGTTCACGTGCGAAGAGTGCGGCAAGAACTACAACACCAAGCTCGGGTTCAAGCGGCACCTGGCCTTGCACGCGGCCACGAGCGGCGACCTCACCTGCAAGGTCTGCCTGCAGACGTTCGAGAGCACGGGCGTGCTGCTGGAGCACCTGAAGTCCCACGCGGGCAAGTCGTCGGGGGGCGTGAAGGAGAAGAAACACCAGTGCGAGCACTGCGACCGCCGCTTCTACACGCGCAAAGACGTGCGCAGACACATGGTGGTGCACACGGGAAGGAAGGACTTCCTCTGCCAGTACTGTGCACAGAGGTTCGGGCGCAAGGACCACCTGACGCGGCACATGAAGAAGAGTCACAACCAGGAACTCCGGAAGGTCAAGACGGAGCCCGTGGACTTCCTGGATCCCTTTACCTGCAACGTCTCCGTGCCCATCAAGGACGAGCTCCTCCCGGTGATGTCCTTGCCTTCCAGCGAACTGTTGTCGAAGCCGTTCACAAACACGCTGCAGCTGAACCTCTACAACACTCCGTTCCAGTCCATGCAGAGCTCGGGATCTGCCCACCAGATGATCACAACCCTGCCTTTGGGCATGACGTGCCCAATAGACATGGATGCTGTCCACCCCTCTCACCACCTTTCTTTCAAATACCCGTTCAGTTCTACCTCATACGCCATTTCCATCCCCGAAAAGGAGCAGCCGCTGAAGGGGGAGATCGAGAGCTACCTGATGGAACTGCAAGGCAGCGTGCCCCCCTCTTCCCAGGACTCTCAAGCATCGTCGTCTAAGCTAGCGTTGGAGCCGCAGATCGGGTCGCTGGATGACGGCACGGGGGACCTCTCCCTGTCAAAAAGCTCGATTTCTATCAGCGAGCCCCTGAACACAGCAGCGTTGGACTTTTCTCAGCTGTTTAATTTCATACCATTAAGCGGTCCCCCCTATAACCCCATATCGGTGGGGAGCCTCGGGGTGAGCTCTCCGCAGGAGGAGGCACATTCTTCTGTGGCTCAGCTCCCGCCACAAACCCAGGAACTTCCGGATCCTGCCGGCACCATAGGTCTGGGCTCTCTGCACTCACTATCAGCGGCTTTCACCAGTAGTTTAAGCACAAGCACAACGCTGCCACGTTTCCACCAAGCTTTTCA GAAAAAAAGGACTACATTAGGCGTAAAGgtgtacaatatatttttatactgtgACTTCATTTGTCTTTAA